The nucleotide sequence TACTATTGGAGATATTTGTGCTGAAAGAGGTAGAGAACTTTACTTGGAAGAATGGAGAAATGTTGAATTAACTCGAATATCTCATTGCTTAGCAATGAGTGGAATGCCAGATGAATGGGGGAATACTTACAATCTTGATTCATGGGATCAACAATCTGGAACCGATGAATCTGGAGGAAGCTATTGGTATCAACGAATTGTTCATTATACACTCTACAATAAATATCCGGAGGGGATTGTAATTCCGAATGGTACCAATTATTATACGATGGATAAGCGAAACGTATTTTGGCCAATACCTAACAGTGCTATAGCTGCTAATATACAAGGACAATTAAGTCAGAATTATGGTTACGACGGTTATGATCCTAGTACGAAAGTATGGGATAGTTGGGAAAATGCCGTTGAAGATGAAGGGAACGTTGAGTAATTTCAATTTGTAAAATATAGGGTTTGAATAACTCTAACAAGTACTCTTATTTTATTTATATTTCAATATTTGATGAATTTGAGTAGAGAACGTCAAAGTAGTACACTTGGCATTCTCTACTTTTTAATATTTTGCTTAAAATATTGAATCTTAAACCAATAAATTTTAACTGAATCATCAGACCCTCAAAAAAAGTCAATTAGCACCATCTCGATTTATTAAAAAAAATGAATATTGTGAAAGAAAAAGAAGCTTTATAAAAATGCTGAAGTATGTATGTTTTTTTAATTTATTAATACTGCTCCTAACAGGTTGCTCTTCTACAAAAGTTAAAGACATAGAAGTAGGAGAAGGTTGGGCAAATAATTCAGTAAATACAGTGATTTTCCGGAAGAATGCTTTAGTCTCTTCCGGAGATTTTCAATTTATAGCATATTACGATGATTCCTCAAGAGTAATACTGGGTAATAGAAAGCTTAACAGCAAAAAATGGAAACTACAAACTTCAGATTTTACAGGTAACACCAAGGATGCTCATAACGCAATTAGCATCGCCTTAGATGGTGACAATAGACTCCACGCTAGCTGGGATCATCATGATAATCCATTAAATTATGCAGTTAGTGAATCTGCATTCAGTACAACATTAGGGGAGAAAGTAGCAATGACAGGTAAAGACGAAAATAAGCTATCCTATCCTCAATTTTATAATCTTAAAAACGGAAATTTATTTTTCTTATACCGATCTGGGCAATCAGGGAAAGGAAAATTGGTTTCAAAATTATACAATATTGATAATCGAGAATGGGAAGATTTACACGATAATTTAATCGATGGCGAAGGAGAACGAAATGCTTATTGGCAGGCTAGTGTAGATAGAAATGGAACTATTCATCTATCTTGGGTGTGGCGTGAAAGTTGGGATGTTTCTACCAATCATGATATGGCGTATGCGAGATCAAAAGATGGTGGCATAACATGGGAAAAATCCAATGGAGAACGATATAAACTACCCATCACAGCGAGTACGG is from Zunongwangia endophytica and encodes:
- a CDS encoding RagB/SusD family nutrient uptake outer membrane protein, translating into MSLILYFAHWYLYRLAETYLLRAEARFYQGNIAGATQDVNTIRERADASQLYTDVTIGDICAERGRELYLEEWRNVELTRISHCLAMSGMPDEWGNTYNLDSWDQQSGTDESGGSYWYQRIVHYTLYNKYPEGIVIPNGTNYYTMDKRNVFWPIPNSAIAANIQGQLSQNYGYDGYDPSTKVWDSWENAVEDEGNVE
- a CDS encoding BNR repeat-containing protein: MLKYVCFFNLLILLLTGCSSTKVKDIEVGEGWANNSVNTVIFRKNALVSSGDFQFIAYYDDSSRVILGNRKLNSKKWKLQTSDFTGNTKDAHNAISIALDGDNRLHASWDHHDNPLNYAVSESAFSTTLGEKVAMTGKDENKLSYPQFYNLKNGNLFFLYRSGQSGKGKLVSKLYNIDNREWEDLHDNLIDGEGERNAYWQASVDRNGTIHLSWVWRESWDVSTNHDMAYARSKDGGITWEKSNGERYKLPITASTAEYAWKIPQSSELINQTSMTADKNGNPYIVTYWTEDNKTDYQLIYLEKGEWKHENTNFRNSTFQLGGGGTKKIPISRPEILLKETEDDPVIYLLFRDEERGNKVSMAYHQLNNESPWNVIDLTKESVGEWEPNYDLGLWEREGELHVFVQKVTQVDGEGIAESEPTKVRVLEISNLPLK